A single window of Nicotiana tomentosiformis chromosome 1, ASM39032v3, whole genome shotgun sequence DNA harbors:
- the LOC104119899 gene encoding protein NRT1/ PTR FAMILY 7.3-like isoform X3, whose translation MECLNIDKMDQREEKLGNEEEEITLDGTVDKHGHPAVRATTGRWFAGVLLLVNQGLATLAFFGVGVNLVLFLTRVMGQDNAEAANNVSKWTGTVYIFSLLGAFLSDSYWGRYKTCAIFQAIFVVGLVSLSLTSYIFLIKPNGCGDEKMPCRSDSTVHTVLFYMSIYLIALGNGGYQPTIATFGADQFDEDHPQESHSKVSFFSYFYLALNLGSLFSNTILVYFEDKGMWTLGFWASACSAILALVLFLIGTPRYRHCKPTGNPISRFCQVVVAAIRKWKIGQPSNGYELYEGDGRDLADNGSRNILHTKEFKFLNKAAIITSKERFDNPWRLCPVTQVEEVKCILRLFPIWLCTILYSVVFTQMASLFVEQGDAMKTTVSRFHIPPASMSSFDILSVAAFIFIYRRVLDPFVASLKKSSPRGLTELQRMGVGLIIAIMAMVAAGIVEHFRLKYANIDCSHCTNSSSLSILWQVPQYVLIGASEVFMYVGQLEFFNGQAPDGLKSFGSALCMTSISLGNYVSSLLVSIVMRISTTDNMPGWIPGNLNKGHLDRFYFLLAALTAADFVVYLICAKWYKYIEFEQRSIRKQDEEKQGDLRF comes from the exons ATGGAATGCTTAAACATTGACAAAATG GATCAGAGGGAGGAGAAGTTAgggaatgaagaagaagaaatcaCTCTTGATGGAACTGTGGATAAGCATGGTCATCCTGCTGTGCGTGCCACGACTGGAAGATGGTTTGCTGGTGTTCTTTTACTTG TGAATCAAGGTTTAGCTACACTAGCATTCTTTGGAGTTGGAGTGAATCTAGTCCTATTTCTTACTAGAGTTATGGGGCAAGATAATGCTGAAGCAGCCAACAATGTCAGCAAATGGACAGGGACTGTTTACATCTTCTCCCTTTTGGGAGCTTTCTTAAGCGATTCCTACTGGGGTAGATACAAAACTTGTGCCATCTTCCAAGCCATTTTCGTTGTT GGACTAGTATCATTATCATTAACTTCATACATTTTCTTGATCAAGCCTAATGGTTGTGGAGATGAAAAAATGCCTTGTCGATCCGATTCAACTGTCCATACTGTGCTCTTCTATATGTCCATTTACTTAATTGCTCTTGGCAATGGAGGGTATCAACCTACCATTGCTACATTTGGAGCAGATCAATTCGATGAAGATCATCCTCAAGAAAGTCACTCAAAGGTGTCTTTCTTTAGCTATTTCTACTTAGCATTGAATCTTGGATCTTTGTTTTCAAACACTATCTTAGTCTATTTTGAGGATAAGGGAATGTGGACACTTGGTTTTTGGGCATCAGCTTGCTCAGCTATTTTGGCACTAGTTCTTTTTCTTATTGGGACACCTAGGTACAGACACTGCAAGCCTACAGGAAACCCCATTTCAAGATTTTGTCAAGTGGTTGTAGCTGCAATTAGAAAATGGAAGATAGGGCAACCTTCAAATGGATATGAGCTATATGAAGGTGATGGAAGAGACCTTGCTGATAATGGCAGTCGAAACATACTGCATACAAAAGAATTTAA ATTTTTGAACAAAGCAGCTATAATCACATCAAAGGAGAGATTTGATAATCCGTGGCGCCTTTGTCCAGTGACACAAGTGGAAGAAGTGAAATGCATTCTAAGACTATTTCCAATTTGGCTTTGTACAATACTTTACTCTGTTGTCTTCACTCAAATGGCCTCTTTATTCGTGGAACAAGGTGATGCCATGAAAACAACAGTGTCACGCTTTCACATCCCTCCTGCAAGCATGTCAAGCTTCGATATCCTTAGTGTTGCAGCATTCATTTTCATCTATAGGCGAGTTCTTGACCCCTTCGTTGCAAGTCTAAAGAAGTCTTCTCCAAGAGGACTAACCGAGCTCCAACGAATGGGAGTTGGTCTTATTATTGCTATAATGGCAATGGTGGCAGCTGGAATAGTGGAGCATTTCAGGTTAAAATATGCCAATATAGATTGTTCTCATTGCACCAACTCAAGTTCTTTAAGCATTTTGTGGCAAGTCCCACAATATGTACTAATTGGAGCATCAGAGGTTTTCATGTATGTTGGACAATTGGAGTTTTTCAATGGACAAGCACCAGATGGATTGAAAAGCTTTGGAAGTGCACTTTGCATGACTTCAATTTCACTAGGGAACTATGTCAGTAGCTTGCTGGTTTCCATAGTTATGAGAATTTCGACTACCGATAATATGCCTGGTTGGATACCTGGAAACCTAAACAAGGGTCATTTGGATAGATTCTACTTCCTCTTAGCAGCATTGACAGCAGCTGATTTTGTGGTATACCTCATTTGTGCTAAGTGGTACAAGTACATTGAGTTTGAGCAAAGAAGTATTAGAAAGCAAGATGAAGAGAAGCAGGGTGATTTGAGATTCTAG
- the LOC104119899 gene encoding protein NRT1/ PTR FAMILY 7.3-like isoform X2, whose translation MECLNIDKMVCALSYPDQREEKLGNEEEEITLDGTVDKHGHPAVRATTGRWFAGVLLLVNQGLATLAFFGVGVNLVLFLTRVMGQDNAEAANNVSKWTGTVYIFSLLGAFLSDSYWGRYKTCAIFQAIFVVGLVSLSLTSYIFLIKPNGCGDEKMPCRSDSTVHTVLFYMSIYLIALGNGGYQPTIATFGADQFDEDHPQESHSKVSFFSYFYLALNLGSLFSNTILVYFEDKGMWTLGFWASACSAILALVLFLIGTPRYRHCKPTGNPISRFCQVVVAAIRKWKIGQPSNGYELYEGDGRDLADNGSRNILHTKEFKFLNKAAIITSKERFDNPWRLCPVTQVEEVKCILRLFPIWLCTILYSVVFTQMASLFVEQGDAMKTTVSRFHIPPASMSSFDILSVAAFIFIYRRVLDPFVASLKKSSPRGLTELQRMGVGLIIAIMAMVAAGIVEHFRLKYANIDCSHCTNSSSLSILWQVPQYVLIGASEVFMYVGQLEFFNGQAPDGLKSFGSALCMTSISLGNYVSSLLVSIVMRISTTDNMPGWIPGNLNKGHLDRFYFLLAALTAADFVVYLICAKWYKYIEFEQRSIRKQDEEKQGDLRF comes from the exons ATGGAATGCTTAAACATTGACAAAATGGTTTGTGCACTTTCCTATCCT GATCAGAGGGAGGAGAAGTTAgggaatgaagaagaagaaatcaCTCTTGATGGAACTGTGGATAAGCATGGTCATCCTGCTGTGCGTGCCACGACTGGAAGATGGTTTGCTGGTGTTCTTTTACTTG TGAATCAAGGTTTAGCTACACTAGCATTCTTTGGAGTTGGAGTGAATCTAGTCCTATTTCTTACTAGAGTTATGGGGCAAGATAATGCTGAAGCAGCCAACAATGTCAGCAAATGGACAGGGACTGTTTACATCTTCTCCCTTTTGGGAGCTTTCTTAAGCGATTCCTACTGGGGTAGATACAAAACTTGTGCCATCTTCCAAGCCATTTTCGTTGTT GGACTAGTATCATTATCATTAACTTCATACATTTTCTTGATCAAGCCTAATGGTTGTGGAGATGAAAAAATGCCTTGTCGATCCGATTCAACTGTCCATACTGTGCTCTTCTATATGTCCATTTACTTAATTGCTCTTGGCAATGGAGGGTATCAACCTACCATTGCTACATTTGGAGCAGATCAATTCGATGAAGATCATCCTCAAGAAAGTCACTCAAAGGTGTCTTTCTTTAGCTATTTCTACTTAGCATTGAATCTTGGATCTTTGTTTTCAAACACTATCTTAGTCTATTTTGAGGATAAGGGAATGTGGACACTTGGTTTTTGGGCATCAGCTTGCTCAGCTATTTTGGCACTAGTTCTTTTTCTTATTGGGACACCTAGGTACAGACACTGCAAGCCTACAGGAAACCCCATTTCAAGATTTTGTCAAGTGGTTGTAGCTGCAATTAGAAAATGGAAGATAGGGCAACCTTCAAATGGATATGAGCTATATGAAGGTGATGGAAGAGACCTTGCTGATAATGGCAGTCGAAACATACTGCATACAAAAGAATTTAA ATTTTTGAACAAAGCAGCTATAATCACATCAAAGGAGAGATTTGATAATCCGTGGCGCCTTTGTCCAGTGACACAAGTGGAAGAAGTGAAATGCATTCTAAGACTATTTCCAATTTGGCTTTGTACAATACTTTACTCTGTTGTCTTCACTCAAATGGCCTCTTTATTCGTGGAACAAGGTGATGCCATGAAAACAACAGTGTCACGCTTTCACATCCCTCCTGCAAGCATGTCAAGCTTCGATATCCTTAGTGTTGCAGCATTCATTTTCATCTATAGGCGAGTTCTTGACCCCTTCGTTGCAAGTCTAAAGAAGTCTTCTCCAAGAGGACTAACCGAGCTCCAACGAATGGGAGTTGGTCTTATTATTGCTATAATGGCAATGGTGGCAGCTGGAATAGTGGAGCATTTCAGGTTAAAATATGCCAATATAGATTGTTCTCATTGCACCAACTCAAGTTCTTTAAGCATTTTGTGGCAAGTCCCACAATATGTACTAATTGGAGCATCAGAGGTTTTCATGTATGTTGGACAATTGGAGTTTTTCAATGGACAAGCACCAGATGGATTGAAAAGCTTTGGAAGTGCACTTTGCATGACTTCAATTTCACTAGGGAACTATGTCAGTAGCTTGCTGGTTTCCATAGTTATGAGAATTTCGACTACCGATAATATGCCTGGTTGGATACCTGGAAACCTAAACAAGGGTCATTTGGATAGATTCTACTTCCTCTTAGCAGCATTGACAGCAGCTGATTTTGTGGTATACCTCATTTGTGCTAAGTGGTACAAGTACATTGAGTTTGAGCAAAGAAGTATTAGAAAGCAAGATGAAGAGAAGCAGGGTGATTTGAGATTCTAG
- the LOC104119899 gene encoding protein NRT1/ PTR FAMILY 7.3-like isoform X1 — protein MCIYFLLQTRCNYFTFNVVKRTEITSRTYLDIHGLSLSCGIKEKAARRKHRSRSKINDQREEKLGNEEEEITLDGTVDKHGHPAVRATTGRWFAGVLLLVNQGLATLAFFGVGVNLVLFLTRVMGQDNAEAANNVSKWTGTVYIFSLLGAFLSDSYWGRYKTCAIFQAIFVVGLVSLSLTSYIFLIKPNGCGDEKMPCRSDSTVHTVLFYMSIYLIALGNGGYQPTIATFGADQFDEDHPQESHSKVSFFSYFYLALNLGSLFSNTILVYFEDKGMWTLGFWASACSAILALVLFLIGTPRYRHCKPTGNPISRFCQVVVAAIRKWKIGQPSNGYELYEGDGRDLADNGSRNILHTKEFKFLNKAAIITSKERFDNPWRLCPVTQVEEVKCILRLFPIWLCTILYSVVFTQMASLFVEQGDAMKTTVSRFHIPPASMSSFDILSVAAFIFIYRRVLDPFVASLKKSSPRGLTELQRMGVGLIIAIMAMVAAGIVEHFRLKYANIDCSHCTNSSSLSILWQVPQYVLIGASEVFMYVGQLEFFNGQAPDGLKSFGSALCMTSISLGNYVSSLLVSIVMRISTTDNMPGWIPGNLNKGHLDRFYFLLAALTAADFVVYLICAKWYKYIEFEQRSIRKQDEEKQGDLRF, from the exons ATGTGCATTTATTTCCTGTTGCAGACAAGATGTAATTACTTTACGTTTAACGTTGTAAAAAGAACAGAGATCACGTCACGTACCTACCTCGACATACACGGGTTGTCCCTTTCATGTGGGATTAAGGAGAAAGCTGCCCGAAGAAAACATAGGAGCAGGAGTAAAATTAAT GATCAGAGGGAGGAGAAGTTAgggaatgaagaagaagaaatcaCTCTTGATGGAACTGTGGATAAGCATGGTCATCCTGCTGTGCGTGCCACGACTGGAAGATGGTTTGCTGGTGTTCTTTTACTTG TGAATCAAGGTTTAGCTACACTAGCATTCTTTGGAGTTGGAGTGAATCTAGTCCTATTTCTTACTAGAGTTATGGGGCAAGATAATGCTGAAGCAGCCAACAATGTCAGCAAATGGACAGGGACTGTTTACATCTTCTCCCTTTTGGGAGCTTTCTTAAGCGATTCCTACTGGGGTAGATACAAAACTTGTGCCATCTTCCAAGCCATTTTCGTTGTT GGACTAGTATCATTATCATTAACTTCATACATTTTCTTGATCAAGCCTAATGGTTGTGGAGATGAAAAAATGCCTTGTCGATCCGATTCAACTGTCCATACTGTGCTCTTCTATATGTCCATTTACTTAATTGCTCTTGGCAATGGAGGGTATCAACCTACCATTGCTACATTTGGAGCAGATCAATTCGATGAAGATCATCCTCAAGAAAGTCACTCAAAGGTGTCTTTCTTTAGCTATTTCTACTTAGCATTGAATCTTGGATCTTTGTTTTCAAACACTATCTTAGTCTATTTTGAGGATAAGGGAATGTGGACACTTGGTTTTTGGGCATCAGCTTGCTCAGCTATTTTGGCACTAGTTCTTTTTCTTATTGGGACACCTAGGTACAGACACTGCAAGCCTACAGGAAACCCCATTTCAAGATTTTGTCAAGTGGTTGTAGCTGCAATTAGAAAATGGAAGATAGGGCAACCTTCAAATGGATATGAGCTATATGAAGGTGATGGAAGAGACCTTGCTGATAATGGCAGTCGAAACATACTGCATACAAAAGAATTTAA ATTTTTGAACAAAGCAGCTATAATCACATCAAAGGAGAGATTTGATAATCCGTGGCGCCTTTGTCCAGTGACACAAGTGGAAGAAGTGAAATGCATTCTAAGACTATTTCCAATTTGGCTTTGTACAATACTTTACTCTGTTGTCTTCACTCAAATGGCCTCTTTATTCGTGGAACAAGGTGATGCCATGAAAACAACAGTGTCACGCTTTCACATCCCTCCTGCAAGCATGTCAAGCTTCGATATCCTTAGTGTTGCAGCATTCATTTTCATCTATAGGCGAGTTCTTGACCCCTTCGTTGCAAGTCTAAAGAAGTCTTCTCCAAGAGGACTAACCGAGCTCCAACGAATGGGAGTTGGTCTTATTATTGCTATAATGGCAATGGTGGCAGCTGGAATAGTGGAGCATTTCAGGTTAAAATATGCCAATATAGATTGTTCTCATTGCACCAACTCAAGTTCTTTAAGCATTTTGTGGCAAGTCCCACAATATGTACTAATTGGAGCATCAGAGGTTTTCATGTATGTTGGACAATTGGAGTTTTTCAATGGACAAGCACCAGATGGATTGAAAAGCTTTGGAAGTGCACTTTGCATGACTTCAATTTCACTAGGGAACTATGTCAGTAGCTTGCTGGTTTCCATAGTTATGAGAATTTCGACTACCGATAATATGCCTGGTTGGATACCTGGAAACCTAAACAAGGGTCATTTGGATAGATTCTACTTCCTCTTAGCAGCATTGACAGCAGCTGATTTTGTGGTATACCTCATTTGTGCTAAGTGGTACAAGTACATTGAGTTTGAGCAAAGAAGTATTAGAAAGCAAGATGAAGAGAAGCAGGGTGATTTGAGATTCTAG